From Astyanax mexicanus isolate ESR-SI-001 chromosome 13, AstMex3_surface, whole genome shotgun sequence, the proteins below share one genomic window:
- the LOC103045586 gene encoding 6-phosphofructo-2-kinase/fructose-2,6-bisphosphatase-like isoform X7 — MEPRRDQARKRTRCESTASVPQFTNSPTMIVMVGLPARGKTYISKKLTRYLNWIGVPTKVFNVGQYRREACQSYKNFEFFRPDNEEAMKIRKACALSALKDVSIYFSQDHGQVAVFDATNTTCERREVILFFAKENGYKVFFVESICDDPEIIAENIKQVKLSSPDYLNCDKEEAVADFLKRIECYKVTYIPLDDDKDRNLSYIKIFNVGSRYLVNRVQDHIQSRIVYYLMNIHVTPRTIYLCRHGESELNLVGRIGGDSGLSPRGNKFAAALGKYIRSQCIPDLRIWTSHMKRTIQTAEAVGVTYEQWKALNEIDAGVCEEMTYEEIQENFPEEFALRDQDKYRYRYPKGESYEDLVQRLEPVIMELERQENVLVVCHQAVMRCLLAYFLDKSAGELPYLKCPLHTVLKLTPVAYGCKVESVFLNVEAVNTHRDRPVNVSVDRDAEDALVTVPDHI, encoded by the exons CGTCTGTGCCGCAGTTCACTAACTCCCCCACTATGATAGTGATGGTGGGGTTGCCAGCCAGAGGGAAAACCTACATCTCCAAAAAACTCACCCGCTACCTCAACTGGATCGGAGTTCCTACTAAAG TGTTTAATGTTGGGCAGTACCGCAGGGAGGCCTGCCAGTCCTACAAGAATTTTGAGTTCTTCCGTCCTGACAATGAAGAAGCCATGAAGATTCGCAA AGCCTGTGCTCTCTCTGCACTAAAGGACGTGTCTATCTACTTCTCTCAGGATCACGGCCAGGTGGCG GTATTTGATGCCACCAACACGACCTGTGAGCGGAGAGAGGTCATCCTGTTCTTCGCCAAAGAGAACGGATACAAG gTGTTCTTTGTGGAATCCATTTGTGATGATCCTGAAATTATTGCTGAAAATATCAAG CAAGTGAAGCTCAGCAGTCCTGATTATCTGAACTGTGATAAAGAGGAGGCTGTGGCAGATTTCCTGAAGAGGATCGAGTGCTATAAGGTCACCTACATTCCTCTGGACGACGACAAAGACAG GAACCTGTCATATATAAAGATTTTTAACGTGGGCAGCAGGTACCTGGTGAACCGAGTGCAGGATCATATCCAGAGCAGGATCGTTTACTATCTGATGAATATTCACGTCACGCCGCGCACCATCTACCTGTGCCGCCACGGAGAGAGTGAACTGAACCTGGTGGGCCGTATCGGGGGGGATTCGGGGCTGTCCCCCCGTGGAAACAAG TTTGCTGCTGCGTTGGGAAAGTACATCAGGAGTCAGTGCATCCCTGACCTGAGGATCTGGACCAGCCACATGAAGAGAACCATCCAGACGGCGGAGGCAGTGGGCGTGACCTACGAGCAGTGGAAAGCCCTGAATGAGATCGATGCT ggtgtgtgtgaggagatgaCGTATGAGGAGATTCAGGAAAACTTTCCAGAGGAGTTTGCGCTCAGAGACCAGGATAAATACCGCTACCGCTACCCTAAGGGTGAG TCGTATGAGGACCTGGTGCAGAGGCTGGAGCCGGTAATAATGGAGCTGGAGAGGCAGGAGAATGTTCTGGTGGTCTGTCACCAGGCTGTGATGCGTTGTCTACTGGCATACTTCCTGGATAAAAGTGCAG GTGAGCTGCCATATTTGAAGTGTCCTCTGCACACGGTGCTCAAACTCACCCCTGTTGCCTATG GCTGTAAAGTTGAATCTGTTTTCCTGAATGTTgaagcagtgaacacacacagagacaggcctGTG